One Sporomusaceae bacterium ACPt DNA window includes the following coding sequences:
- the rocR_4 gene encoding Arginine utilization regulatory protein RocR produces MFACDIICFLDDNNVVQHFEFRSPTGTDNFQGMWSEYIGKPITSFLDIELNSNSGYANWKGTPFWFTKSENVMGSGFILFMTGGTNNSKIYEEAMDCISEGLQVFDRNGYLLFCNKESERIEKMDRTKIIGKHLLDIYELNEDYSTILNTIKNKVPVMNRCDYFKNKNGEMITTMNSGYPLFIDNQLIGAMVLVQDVSILEQYWTKANVFEKYLSEREVDRRSRKQKNYYTLKYYTFSDLIGENEGFVEAVNLSRNVALRDCAVLIYGETGTGKELFAQSIHSASNRKNKEFVAVNCAAIPESLIEGILFGTERGTFTGSSDRMGLFEQAEGGTLFLDEINSMDLHVQSKLLRVLQEKKFRRVGGLRDIECDVRILSSTNEDPLFCVENNKLRRDLYYRINTVTVNIPPLRQRLDDIERLTHYFIEKLSYRYSKQVKGASGEVINTFKSYDWPGNVRELLHVLEYAFNIMTGNRIELFHLPKYLQERRQEPSAILGPECKTALHFETLEQLMAEYEKKVIENTLKHCKYNVSKTAQVLGIKRQSLQYRIKKYGFKTTQ; encoded by the coding sequence GTGTTTGCCTGTGATATTATTTGCTTTTTAGACGACAATAACGTTGTGCAGCATTTTGAATTCAGAAGCCCTACCGGTACGGACAACTTTCAGGGAATGTGGAGCGAATATATCGGAAAACCCATTACAAGTTTTCTTGATATTGAGTTGAATTCAAACAGTGGTTACGCTAATTGGAAAGGAACTCCGTTCTGGTTTACCAAGAGTGAAAACGTCATGGGAAGCGGCTTTATCCTTTTTATGACAGGGGGTACAAACAACAGTAAAATCTATGAAGAGGCGATGGACTGTATTTCCGAAGGCCTTCAGGTGTTTGACCGGAACGGATATCTGCTGTTTTGTAACAAAGAAAGTGAACGCATTGAAAAAATGGACAGGACCAAAATCATTGGCAAGCATCTGCTGGATATTTATGAGCTTAATGAAGATTACAGCACCATTTTAAATACCATCAAAAATAAAGTACCGGTTATGAACCGGTGCGATTATTTTAAAAATAAGAACGGTGAAATGATTACCACAATGAATTCAGGCTATCCCTTATTCATAGATAACCAGCTGATCGGCGCCATGGTGTTGGTACAGGACGTATCCATTCTTGAACAATACTGGACCAAGGCCAATGTGTTTGAAAAGTATTTGTCAGAACGGGAAGTCGATCGGCGTTCCCGAAAACAGAAAAATTATTATACTCTTAAATATTATACTTTCAGTGATTTGATTGGTGAAAACGAAGGTTTTGTAGAAGCCGTTAATCTATCGCGAAATGTTGCGTTACGGGATTGTGCCGTGCTGATTTATGGAGAGACAGGCACCGGCAAAGAATTATTTGCCCAGAGTATTCATTCAGCCAGCAATAGAAAGAACAAGGAGTTTGTGGCGGTCAATTGCGCCGCTATTCCGGAGAGTCTGATCGAGGGGATTTTATTTGGTACCGAAAGGGGTACTTTTACCGGAAGTTCCGACCGGATGGGGTTATTTGAACAAGCCGAGGGCGGTACGCTGTTTTTAGATGAGATTAACTCCATGGATTTGCATGTACAATCCAAACTGCTGCGGGTACTGCAAGAAAAAAAATTCAGGAGAGTGGGCGGCTTACGCGATATTGAATGTGATGTCCGGATTTTGTCCTCCACGAATGAAGACCCATTGTTTTGTGTTGAAAATAATAAGTTAAGAAGAGATTTATATTACCGGATTAATACCGTTACCGTGAATATTCCTCCGCTCAGACAGCGGCTGGACGATATTGAACGGTTGACTCATTATTTCATCGAAAAATTATCGTATCGATACTCGAAGCAGGTTAAGGGTGCGTCCGGTGAAGTTATAAACACGTTCAAATCCTATGATTGGCCTGGTAATGTCCGGGAACTGCTGCATGTGCTTGAATATGCCTTTAACATTATGACCGGGAATCGCATCGAATTATTTCATCTTCCCAAATATTTGCAGGAAAGGCGGCAAGAGCCTTCTGCCATACTTGGACCGGAGTGCAAAACGGCTTTGCACTTTGAAACATTGGAGCAGCTCATGGCCGAGTATGAAAAGAAAGTCATTGAAAACACTTTAAAGCATTGTAAGTACAATGTCAGCAAGACGGCGCAAGTTCTGGGCATAAAAAGGCAAAGCCTGCAGTACCGGATAAAAAAGTATGGATTTAAAACAACCCAATAA
- the cmdD gene encoding Chondramide synthase cmdD, whose protein sequence is MDKGDILVAPYTDPGWTPLFPLAAGLVTEVGGLLTHGAAVACEYGIPAVVGVDGATPIIRDGQKIRVGGAQGFVELLE, encoded by the coding sequence ATGGATAAAGGAGACATATTGGTCGCACCTTATACCGATCCGGGCTGGACGCCGTTGTTCCCGCTCGCGGCCGGTCTGGTGACCGAAGTCGGCGGTCTGCTGACCCATGGTGCCGCTGTGGCCTGTGAATATGGCATCCCTGCAGTAGTTGGGGTTGACGGCGCAACCCCAATAATCCGGGACGGCCAGAAAATACGCGTGGGCGGTGCGCAAGGATTTGTAGAACTCCTGGAATAG